Part of the Scomber japonicus isolate fScoJap1 chromosome 6, fScoJap1.pri, whole genome shotgun sequence genome, ACTTTAACTCATGACGGTGATCTCTCTAATGATCAGGAATGTTGGGTGAAGATGAGCTGGCAGCCCAACATGTAGTGATCATGGTGTCATTCTTAACCTACATGGTATTTTGTCTTTGACTTACATTCTCACTCTTCTTCTCACAATTTATTTCTAAACTATGATTTCTGactgtattcatttttatcttttttcaaAACGGTGAATCCATAGTTCCCACTTGGTATTCAAGCTGCAGCATGTGCCCGAGTGGGTAATGCTCTCGGTGCAGGAGACACTGCCAGGGCGATCCTCACAAGCAAactatccctctctctcgcaGGTCAGTTTGAAAGATGTTCAGCTGTTGTTGCTTTATTAATAAATCatcatttaatgtttaatgccTTTTTTGATAGCTCCTCTTTTCCAGGTACCTTGGCTGTCATTGAAGCTATCATACTTATGTCTACCAAGACAGTGATTGGCTACATATTCACCTCTGATGAGTGAGTCTTCACAGCTGCACACTCATTTCAATAACTTTAATATTCAATGTGATTATTAGAGCATAGTTGATACCTGCAGTATCTTTAATTATAAAACTCCATTTCAGGAAGATAATAGGCCTGGTCTCTAACTTGATGAACGCTTACTGTTTCCTTCAGCTCTTTGATGGTCAGGTGGTGAGTTTACCAGCTGCTTTTGTGTTCAGAGCAAATTTGTTTGTTTCGTCCAATAAAGTGAGAGCATACAATAATTAAAGATAAATTTCTTTCCATCctagtgtgtgtgcacaggcaTCTTCTTGGGCACAGGCAAACAGAAGATACCAGCTGTGGCTAATCTCATTGGATACTATGGCATAGGACTTACACTCAGTGTTACACTAATGTTTGTTGCAAAACTGGGAGTTTTAGGTGATTACTTGAGTATATCATTTTCTGTAATTTTCAAAGGCATTCCAGGGAAAAATAATAGCTGCATAGGAAGTGCAGGTCATTATAAGCAAAGCCTGCTGTGTCCTTGACAGAatcatctgtctttttctccaCAGGTTTTTGGCTAGGACTGCTTATTTGTGTCATTATACAGTCCACGTTCTTCATTATTGTCATCTTCAAGCTGAACTGGAAGATAATGACAGAAGAGGTATTGAAGTGGTTAATGTAACGATCAAGGTCCTGCAGAGCCTCAGCTGTCTAGACATAACAACAGAATTTTACAACATTTGAGGCAGATTATGCTTTTGGTAGTTGTGTGTTATATGTAGAATAAGGAGGGACATTGACAGTTGAGTTTCTGTATCTTGTTTGCAGGCTGTGCAACGGGCTCAGAAAAAGACACATGTGACATTATTAAACACAGCTGCCCTCTCAGATGATGCGGGTACCAGCACTGCTGGCCATTCAGCAACTAATGGGAATGTAAGTTGCCTGTCAAACTTAATATTAACAACCTAAATAGCTGTTTTTGTAGCTTGTTCAATGCTTTTATCAattagcatttttattttgttttctattaacatatttatattgAACATTTAAGTCAAAGATACCAAATACTGAATAAGTATAATTTGACAGTGTTTGCTTTCCAGTATGATTTAACTAAATAAGTAACAGGAAATTAAACACTGTCTCCCAAGTCAGTGGATGGCTACATGTCTGTGAGTACGGACCAGAAAAatgaggacacagagacacagcatGGACATGTGGTCCAGCAGGTGAAGACTGATCGTCTCTCCACTGCCCAGCTGATCCTCAGACGAGGTCTCACTATGTTTGCGgctgttcttcttctggttgTGGGAGCATGTGTGCACTTCCTTGTGCCCTTGCCAGAAACTCTGTCTTTACAGGCCAACTTTACAATGGACTGGATCAATACTACATATCCTCCTGATGAAATTCTCTCTACTGTGCTGGACTCCTGATGAGCCAACCTAACCTTGAGAGCATTGATCATTAAATTATTGTTTGTGCTCaatgtcataaaaaaataaaatgctatgctctcttgctctctcataATCTTTGACAGTAAGGGACTGAGTGCAAACCAGAGACagatttgttaaaaaataatgattttttttcaagaaTATTTAGCTTTCAGagattattttcactatttgaTCATAGGTAATttcatttaatatgttttatttggtGTTTGCTCAGCTGCACTTGGTGTCAAAACTATGTTTAAGTCAGGTGACCTGTAATGCAACTGtgcttgttaaatgtttttcttttttactgatTACTCATTATCATTCTTAAGTGCAACTCTCGGTCTGTTGAAAACGTACCTCTAGTCTTGTGGTAAAATAAATGATGGTGTTTGTAGaatatgaatgtattttgtattttatagaACACAAaaggtttgttgttgttgttgtagttttGTGAGTTGAACCATGTTGTATTTAGTACTTACGCTTGAGAATAAAATAAGTCAAAATATGCtacacttctttcttttcttagctctgaagatgattttttttaattagtggGACTGATTATGATAAAGACCTCTGTCTTAGTCGGAGAAAGACTTTTGACCATTCAGCATCTGACATAATCAGGACAACTCTACAAAATGAGCTAAAGATTCTTTGCTTCATCAAGTTCACCCAGATGAATATAGCTCTGTGTCATCCGCACAGCAGTAAAATATGCTGTATTTTCTTAAAAAGACCACATTGGAAGCatgtataatgtaataaaaaaggaCCTAAAGTTAAACCTTGGGGCACAAGTTGCTTTTGGATAGCTGTTTATTGAATTTCTATTGTGTTGCATAAAAGGGACAAGTTGTGAGATAGATGAAAGAAAGTTCCCAGACATTATTACGTATGGTTGAATACAAGTAGTAAGGTGTATATTGCGGATAAAATATTGGAACCAATTGTATTGAATACTTCCTTAAGAAGGTGAGGTGGAAATATATCCATTGATCAAATAGTTGTGTGAAATAATATTGGATAACAATGAAAAGGAATAGGTTTAAATTCATGAATAATAATTGttgtaattaataataatgataatgataaattGTTGGGGGAAGGGTTAACTCAGAATCTCAAACAGAAAGTCAATCTCTCCATATATTTCCTTAAAAAGAGATTTTAgagattttatttatgttggaGGCTCTTTGATCATCCATTTCTTAGTTATAGCTTTTTTACTTGCCATAAGACATTTGTCTTGAAGCTTTAAATTCGGTCAGTATATTACCTAAATTTATTGTACCAAAATTCACTCGCTAACCCAGACttcatttctgtttctattttttggtttggtttgataGACAGTTCCAAAATATGTGAGGGGCTCCCAAGGGTTAAATGATCACGTTGTCTCCAACAATGCCCATTGTCCATTctgtatatttcttttaaatctttgaAATAATGAATAACCTGATAACCTTCTTCCAGGAGCATTCTCTCCATTGACCACAACTTGAGGCAATGGATTGAAGTTCACATGTTTAACCTCTCAAGATGAAAACATTCTTGCTTTCAAGTCCTCTGTCTTAGTCTTTGTTGTGAtagcagtgattttttttcttgtcttcctCTCACAATCAGCGTTGTTTCAGCTGGCCCTGGCTTATTTCCAGGGCAGATGTTACCACAACAagatttccttcctttccaacATCCTGGAGAGCTTAGATAAGTACATGAGAGAAAGGACAGACATTTCAGCAGAAGGACTTGCATTAGCATCTCATGTTGTAGACATGGAAGGGCCCAGTGACAAGCTTTTCTGCTGCAGGTGGGTTCGCCTCAGGGTTTCTTTGGCTCACAGAGAGGAACTGTACCACATCCTGAGGATGGCAGGGCCTCTGGTAAGAATTGGCACTGTTTATATTCCTCTCACTGTCTGTAAGGCGCTGTGTGGATTCAGGCAGTCCTTGCtgaaacactgatttataaAACAGAAGATTGATGAGTGTTTCTTTGCCAAAGAAAAGTTTAAGGAGCCAGGAAAACAAACTTTCTTGTCTGAGACTCAGAAGCAGAAATCAATTGGCCTAAAGTAGTGTTTGGCAGGTTTCAGCCTGTGGCTGAACAGTGGTTGCAACTTGGCAAAGTCACAACAGTGAGACAGCCCATTTGCAAAGACCTACAGTAGTCTCGGGCCATAATTGATAATGGATTGTACATTTTGTTAATTTACGATGTATCATCTGTGAGTTGCTTCTTGTATAAATGGCACCATTGTTGATGTTTGCCTTTCTAGCTGCTCTCTCGAATCCTCCATTGCCTGCTTCCATTTGTGATTACAATGTTCTGTGGGCGTCTGGGAAATGAAGTAATGGCTGGCTATGGATTAGCATCTTCCGTAAGTGGTCATCTGTATACTCCACTGAGTTGTGGAGGCTAGCAAGAGAAAATTACTGGTGGCGATGTCATTTCAAAATTAATATTACAACTATTAACTCACCTTCCCTAGATAGGTTTCACAATTCTCTAACAAACATGATGATGTAATCAACATATGTAACATTTActgttatgttatattttaaagatGCTTCTTACATAAGATTGCTTAAGTGTGCATCAGACTTACCaagtatgtttttatattaatttcagaCGATTAATGTCACCACTGCAGCAACAGGATATGGTCTGGGGCTGGCATGTGATACTTTGGTGTCTCAGGTCTGGAGAACCCTTTTCATACATAATATAAGGGACTGATATCTTATATAGACCCCCTTGATCCCAACTATAAATTTCTGCCCTCCTTTCTAAGATGTTTATTTTCTAAGATGTTTGTTGTCTAGACATTTGGTGGTAAGAACCTGCTGCGGGTGGGAGTGATCCTTCAGCGAGGCATCATCATcctgctgttgttttgtttaccCTGTTGGGGTCTGCTCATTAACGCCCAGGCCATCCTGTTGTGTCTAGGTCAGGAACCTGAGGTGGCCAGGTAACTAACAGAACCAAACCTGCAGTAATACTATAGCTGTTTCTATGAGTTATGTGTGAAAGTTTAAAAGGTAATCAGTCAAAATCTAGATTTAAACATATACCACCTAAGAATTAAAGTCAAATTTGGTTAGTGCAGATTTACTGAACACAACCAGCAGTGGAAGTGGAAAAAATTAATTTTGACTTCATTGGTCTGCTCCACTTGCATTTTATACCAAAAATAATTGCACTAAAATATCACTGTTCCTGTATTTTTTCTAGGCATATTTTGACCCAATGTAAGCatcaaatataatttaatacaaataGTTTCAACTCCACCAGTTTGTAACTCTGTGTTTTGGTGCATTGGCAGGTGGACAGTGGGTTTAAGCTTGCACAGCTTCCAGTTAATGCTGTAAACTGAGTCTTACAGCATCAGCAAAAAAAATCACTCGTACAATAAATGTGAGGAATTTGAAACCATAAGATGGTCAGAGTTGAATGATAATTGTCTTTGAGTTCATTACATATAGTCAGTGGCTAAATgttaattcaaaaatatgtatcAATGCAACTTTAACACCATATTTTCTCCCAATATAAGACTTTTCTATGCTTCCATATAActtattatgtttgtttttattatgtttgtgAGTGGAAATAAATGAGATTGTAGTgatgatgaaaaagaagaagtgtaAAGTCAGTAGACAGTTACAattacagtaccagtcaaaagtctgaactttctcattcaagggaatggGAAGGTGAGTCCAATCTTTTGATTAGCACTGCACTTAAAATAATTTCTGACCATTACTTAATTTCTTATTTGCAGGGAAATAAATTAGGTTGAGTTTTGTGATGAACAATGTATATCACTTTAAATTGataaatgtttgtctttaattGGAACTGAATATATCCTCTTGATTTCAGAATAGCTCAGCTATATATTACAGTCTTCCTTCCAGCAGTGCCAGTGAGTAATGACTTTTCTCCCACCTTTTTGaacacatttaaaccattttcagTGTTAATTGTTCAGACAGGCATATCATTAACCCACTTTCTCATATTTTAAATCTagctttgtctttgtgttttaggCAATGTTCCTACATCATCTTCAGGTGTCATACTTGCAGAACCAGGTGCTGCTCTCTATTCATCCTgatgatgctgaaaaacaaaacattatgtACTACTGAATCGTATAGAATTTCAAGGGGAAATACAAATTGCACTTATCACATTGCCTGGTGTTTGTGTTATTAGGGTATAATATTGCCCCAAATGTACACTGCTGCCATGGCAAATGTAGCCAATTTGATGACAAACTACATATTTCTTTACTGGCTGGATCTCGGGGTGAGGTAGGTGTTTTATCACATAAAATTCAAAATCTGAACCAAAATATTACATTCACTAATATGTATGTCTGTATGCACGTGTCTGCCTTACAGTGGATCTGCAGCAGCCAATACCCTGTCTCAGATTTACATCTGTGCTTTTCTGTTTGCTTACATTTGTTGGAAGAAGCTCTATGTCACAACATGGGGAGGTGAGGGATCTGATCTTTGTAATCCCTCATTGCATGCATGTATCACTCTGTTCATCCTTCATCTTTTTCAGATGACATAATTAagtgtctctctccccctgcaGGCTGGTCTGTAGAATCACTGCAGGAGTGGGGCCCCTACATGAAACTGGCCATTCCCAGTACACTAatgaagtgctttgagtggtggATTTATGAATGTGGTGTATTCTTTGCAGGTAATCCACACATTAAAAAGTGGTTATTATAAGGCATCTCAAAGCCATAGAGAACTTAAAGTCATGACTGTGATGTGTACTTTGTCTCAATTGATCAGGAATGCTGAGTGAAGATGAGCTGGCAGCCCAACATGCTGTGTTAATGGTGTCATTCATAACCTACATGGTATTGTGTATTGACTGTGTCAGAGTGCTACATTCTCACTCTTCTTCACACCTCAGTCTCCTTTCACAAGTTATAGTTGTAGTTTACACAAGCTCTTAGAAGCAGCTCTTAGAAGCAGCTCTTTTGTGTGACAATGTTCCTCCTTTCTGCTTTCTGTATGTATTAATGTAATGTCTTTTCAAAACGGTGAATCCATAGTTCCCACTTGGTATTCAAGCTGCAGCATGTGCCCGAGTGGGTAATGCTCTCGGTGCAGGAGACACTGCCAGGGCGATCCTCACAAGCAAACTATCCCTCTCTCTTGCAGGTCAGTTTGAAAGATGTTCAGctgttattgatttattaataaatcatcatttaatgtttaatgccTTTTTTGATAGCTCCTCTTTTCCAGGTACCTTGGCTGTTGTTGAAGGTATCATACTTGGGTCTACCAAGACAGTGATTGGCTACATGTTCACCTCTGATGAGTGAGTCTTCACAGCTGCACACTCATTTCAATAACTTTAATATTCAATGTGATTATTAGAGTATAGTTGATACCTGCAGTATCTTTAGTTATAAAACTCCATTTCAGGAAGATAATAGGCCTGGTCTCTGACTTGATGAACGCTTACTGTTTCCTTCAGCTCTTTGATGGTCTTGTGGTGAGTCTTACAATTTTTCATTTGTGAAGAGCAGATATTATTTGCATTATTCTACCAAAACTATATCAAAAATCGTAAGTGTATCCACCCTGAGGTGGGTCACCACAAATGGATTGAGAGCACATAATAATTAAAGATATGTTTCTTTCCAtcccagtgtgtgtgcacaggcaTCTTCTTGGGCACAGGCAAACAGAAGATACCAGCTGTGGCTAATCTCATTGGATACTACGGCATAGGACTTACACTGAGcatcacattcatgtttgttgcaAAACTGAGAGTTTTAGGTGATTATATGAAGTTacccttttttgtcatttactcTTCAGGTCATGAAAAACTAGGGCCGGGGCTACAGTACGTTATAAGTGCAGCTGTGAAGCCTGCTGTGTCTTTGACAGAatcatctgtgtttttctccacaggtTTTTGGCTGGGACTGctcatttgtgtcattttacaGTCCACCTTCTATATCATTGTCATCTTCAAGCTGAACTGGAAGAGAATGACAGAGGAGGTAGGGAAGTGAACATTCTGGATCATGCAGTGCCTAAAATATTTAACTTGTATTACCACGGAATCAGTTGCTAAGACAAAATTGAATTGCTATTTCTTAATTCATAAGAATAgataaggcaaggcagctttatttatatagttcaTTTCATACAaagggcaactcaatgtgctttacatgatTTAACAGTAAGGattggaagcataaaaacatacaattacaaaaaataaaacccaattataataaaaaatcaaacaaaatctggaaaaatagaaatagaggaagaaaacaaaaagctagactaaaataaacataaaatatgagaattcaacataaaataatgatttgcattaaaattatttttaaaaaacataccGTGCAaatcagggttattatagttaacagaaactaagactaaaactaaaactagcaatgaaaaaataatttagttaaccgaaattaaaataaaaactacaattaaaacaaaaacgaaaactaaataaaaactacaatgaacaatgtaaaactaactaaaactaaactgaactgcagataaattcagcttcgttTTCATTGTCATTTGGTTTTCTCCCTcaattacttcctgtcctgcagcagccgtggttaaagaatgaaattaaaaaggacttgatgataaaccatatttggtgtcaaacattctttcatccttttcagcttctacaagtcaaggctttctcttaatacctgaaaaactcaaattaagactaaaactacataaaaactaaactgaaactagtgaattcctcaaaataaaaactgaactaaaactactaaatcacttaacattcatcatttaaagtgctttacaggagctcaatcataagcacgtgaaaagagaaataatacaGAGAGATTGGCAGCTATACATTTTTGTATCTTCTTGTTTGCAGGCTCTGAAACGAGctcagaacacacacatgacaTTAATAAGCACAGCTGAACTGTCAGACGCTGCAGGTGCCAACACTGCTGAACTGATAGCAATCAATGGAAGTGTAAGTGGCATGATATTCTGTAATATATAAAGTGTAATATTGTGATCATTTGCGTTCACTGTCtcatatgaataaaaattgtATATTTTCTCCCAAGTCAGTGGATGGCTCCATGTCTGTGAGTACAAAATGCCATGACGgggacacagagacacagcgTGGACATGTGGTCCAGCAGGTTAAGACTGATCGTCTCTCCAATACGCAGCTGATTCTCAGGCGAGGCCTCACTATGTTTGCGGCTGTTGTTCTTCTGGTTGTGGGAGCATGTGTGCACTTCCTTGTGCCCTTGCCAGAAACCCTGTCTTCAGAGGCCAACTTTACAATGGACTGGATCAATACTACATATCCTCCTGATCAATTCTTTTCTACTACTCTGGTCCCCAAATGAAAAGTCAGATTAATCTTGAGAGCCCAAGATAATCGTGATGTTTCTGTTTAATGTCAAAAATACAGCACAAAGGATGTCAAACTGCCTTTAGTTTGATTTGTTGTGGACACATACATAAAATTGGTAAATTTGCTGTGAAATATTGTGACTGAATTCTTTAAGCATTCATTCGGTGATCATgaactttttctctttgtgtgccTTCCATCTGCTTTCTGCTGATCTGCAGTCGTGCCTGTCTACTGCAGGTCCTGCTTTGACATCATGTAATGCAAACATCTGCATCACATTGTGCACTGGTGGCTTAATATCAAAGCTATTCCACTGAATACAACAGACTTTGCTCATGTCCATGTACCCTAGTGGGTTACTAGTAGGTTAATAATGACTCCAGCAGCCAGGATGAACAGCATGCCAGCAAGAGCCAGACCCCTACGCACAACCAGAGTAGTATAGGGGAGCTCGCCTTCCACTGCTGGTTCCACCTCAGTCTCAACCAGGTCCATCATATCTGTTTGGCCCTCTGACTCTCCCAAATCATCTGGTCGGGAATCTGGACATACATATGCAAATGTAACTGTCAAATCTTGTCAGTGAAACATTGTGACCCTTGAATTGAAAGCTTGTAACACGCATTTTTGTCAAAAATGAGTTAAAGTTTTGAAACTTCACTATTGTAGATTTTTATCAAAGACACTGTAAACAACTCTGTTAAATGCCAAACAAGTTGAGGTTcattttaaaaatttaaaaaatcttcCTTGGACTAGTGAAAAGCTTTatttagctttattttatttaatcattataagCTTCCACACGGCTTGGTTTTTGTCCCGCAGACACACAATGATAAGAGTGACTACATTTCAAGCTCAGTATATGATCATGATACTACATTTCTTAGAGGCTGAACTCACAGGGAAGAATGTATAATATCCTGTGCTGTATAGGATGAGATGTTTTATATTCTCTAGCAGTATAAAATGCTTACATTGCTGCATAATCTTTCTTACCCATGTCTATAGAGCTTCCACTCACTCCAGCTCTGATCTGAGCCTGGAAGAAGAACAATgcacaaacattttattcataaagAATTTGCCTCAAGTCATTTAGAGTGGGAAATATAATGTGCTAACCTCTTGTGTTGC contains:
- the LOC128359893 gene encoding multidrug and toxin extrusion protein 1-like: MEGSSDKLFCCRWVRHRIPLAHREELYHILRMTGPLLLSRILHYLLPFVVTVFCGRLGNEVMAGYGLASATINITTAATGYGLARACDTLVSQTFGGNNLFKVGVILQRGIITLLLCCLPCWALLINTQAILLCLGQDPEVARVAQLYIKAFLPAVPAMFLHNLQVSYLQNQGITLPQMYTSALANIANVATNYVLVHWLDLGISGSAAANTLSQIYLCAFLFAYIWWKKLHVSTWGGWSVESLQEWGPYMKLALPSTLMTYFEWWIYEFGGFFAGMLGEDELAAQHVVIMVSFLTYMFPLGIQAAACARVGNALGAGDTARAILTSKLSLSLAGTLAVIEAIILMSTKTVIGYIFTSDEKIIGLVSNLMNAYCFLQLFDGQVCVCTGIFLGTGKQKIPAVANLIGYYGIGLTLSVTLMFVAKLGVLGFWLGLLICVIIQSTFFIIVIFKLNWKIMTEEAVQRAQKKTHVTLLNTAALSDDAGTSTAGHSATNGNSVDGYMSVSTDQKNEDTETQHGHVVQQVKTDRLSTAQLILRRGLTMFAAVLLLVVGACVHFLVPLPETLSLQANFTMDWINTTYPPDEILSTVLDS
- the LOC128360769 gene encoding multidrug and toxin extrusion protein 1-like, which encodes MEGPSDKLFCCRWVRLRVSLAHREELYHILRMAGPLLLSRILHCLLPFVITMFCGRLGNEVMAGYGLASSTINVTTAATGYGLGLACDTLVSQTFGGKNLLRVGVILQRGIIILLLFCLPCWGLLINAQAILLCLGQEPEVARIAQLYITVFLPAVPAMFLHHLQVSYLQNQGIILPQMYTAAMANVANLMTNYIFLYWLDLGVSGSAAANTLSQIYICAFLFAYICWKKLYVTTWGGWSVESLQEWGPYMKLAIPSTLMKCFEWWIYECGVFFAGMLSEDELAAQHAVLMVSFITYMFPLGIQAAACARVGNALGAGDTARAILTSKLSLSLAGTLAVVEGIILGSTKTVIGYMFTSDEKIIGLVSDLMNAYCFLQLFDGLVCVCTGIFLGTGKQKIPAVANLIGYYGIGLTLSITFMFVAKLRVLGFWLGLLICVILQSTFYIIVIFKLNWKRMTEEALKRAQNTHMTLISTAELSDAAGANTAELIAINGSSVDGSMSVSTKCHDGDTETQRGHVVQQVKTDRLSNTQLILRRGLTMFAAVVLLVVGACVHFLVPLPETLSSEANFTMDWINTTYPPDQFFSTTLVPK